In Haloarcula marismortui ATCC 43049, the sequence CTGAGGGACAGGGCGGTTATTCTTCGCAGCGGCGAGGAGTTCTGGATACGTCGCCTCTGTAGAGCTATTATCGGTCTGGAATGACATTCGATGAAGCTCATTCGACTCTGGATCATAGGAAACAAGCGTTGATCCGTTCGCAATAATAAATCCACCTTCACCAACCCGTGGTTGTCTCATTTCCTCTGCTCTATTAACCGACATCACTCGTTCAAAATACGCAAACGAACCAACTCGTTCCCGCTTTTGAGTGACGATTGTGGCTGTTTTGTTGTTCCGGGTTTGGACTGTGGTTACTGTTGCGTTGACGGCATTTACCGACGCGTAGCGGTCTGTTGCCTCATCCTCTGATGGGAGCTCCTCATTCTCACTGGACAAACTCCCGATTGCACTACATCCGCTCGCTGTGACTAGCATCACCACAACCACCACACGTGCAAGCCCTCGCAGGCTGCATAGGTTCCTCGCAAACCTATACATATGTACAGGGATGGTAACAATTGAGTGGATATAAAATACTGTTTAATGGGTTGATCGCATCGAAGCTTCGAATAATGCTCGCCGGTGCGTCGGTGTGACCCTCAGTGAGGTTTGTTGGGTGGCAGTCCGAAGATGCCATGGAACAGTCAGTATGGGTTTCTGAGAATCATCAACCCGAGTTCAACGATGAGGTTCGTCGAGGCGAACATGAACGCGAGGAAGTTCACCACGGGCGTAGGCGGTGGGTTCCTGTGGATGACGCTCTGGACGGTGGTCCTGATTAGTATCCCGCTCGGCCTCGGGTACCTGTTTCTCACCCAGCGTGACTCCGGTGGTGGCACGACCGACGACGCACT encodes:
- a CDS encoding SHOCT domain-containing protein; this encodes MNARKFTTGVGGGFLWMTLWTVVLISIPLGLGYLFLTQRDSGGGTTDDALTVLRRRYASGEIDEEEFDARRRKLQRGE